The window GTATTAGCCTCTTGCTTCCATATACATCCCCTCTCTGTCCCATTAGCCTAACCATAGTACAACAGTGCTCGATAGTTGGTTTGATACCATAATCCTCAACCATTGATTTGTAGTACTGCATTGTGGCTTCCAATGGAACCTGATTATCTGAACATGATAGCAGAATGTTGAGAAATGTGATGTTATCAGGTTTTACATCTTTCGTCATTTTTAGCTTCTCAAAAAGATGGATCACTTCCATTGTTTTGCCATTGTGAGCCAAACCTGAGATCATTGCATTCCAAGATACCAAGTTCTTCTTGGGCAATGACTGAAATATCATTTCCGCATAGTTCACATGCCCACATTTCGAGTACATACTGATTAGGGCGCTGCCAACAACAGTCGATGTATCTAAACCACATTTAGTAATGCAACAATGGATTGCCAAACCCCATTTCAATGCTGAGAGCCCTGCAACGCCACTCAAAATGCTTGAAAATGTGAATTGATCCATCCGGACATCGCACGAGTGCATTTTAGTGAAGAAACTCAGAGCTTCCCATGTTTCATCCCTATCGACATATCCTGTTAGCACTGCATTCCAAGACGAAGAGTTTGGACTATCCATCTTTGATAGAATTTCTACAGCATATTCAATATCTCCAAATTGAGCATAACCATTTATCAGTTCATTAAATGATATAGTGTCGGGTCGAGGCATTTGTTGCAAATATCTCGACGCCTGTTCTAGCCTTCCGTTTCTAGCACTGGCTGCAATAACTGAATTCCATGAAATTGTATCCTTACCTATCATGTCATTAAACACTTCAACTGCCCCTTCAAAAGACTCACATTTTCCATACATGTCAATCAAACAATTAGCAACAACCGTACTGTCTTCCAAACCAAGCTTTATAACTTTTGAATGAATCGACTGCCCCAATATCAGCCAACCCAGATGACCAGAGGCACTCAAAGCTATAGACAAAGAATATGAATCCACAAGATTTCCAGACCCATCAAGCTGAATAAACAAACACAAAGCCTTGCGAAACTGGCCACAATGAACATAACCAGAAATCAAGGAGTTCCAAGTAACCAAACTTGGttgaggcatttcatcaaacagcTTATGGGCACTATCAAAGGACTCAGTTTTGATGTAGAAATTGACCATGGCTGTGCCCACGAAGACGTTAGAAGCAAACCCAGATCGCAGAATGTAGCTGTGAAGCTGGTGGCCACAGGAATCTAAGGCATGGCTCGTGCAGGCTCGAACCAGTTGAACCAAAGCGTAGCCATTTGGGTTGCATTTGAGCGCCCGAAAGGCCTCGGCTAGAGCCAAGTCGGCGGTGTGGCCGCCGCCGGCAAGAGCCGTTCGGATGGCGGTGGATGGAGCTTGGTCATCGATTGAGAAACATGGCTGAAAATTGGAGGCATTGTGAATTGAGATTATGGCTGAAGGTTTCTGAAGCAGTGGCTTTAATACTAATTTGGTAGAGAAGGGTCTTTGCATAATTTTGCAAATCAATTCCCCATGGCCAAAATTATCTCTTTTTCCCCTTCCCCTCTTTGTGATACTAATAAGAGTCTtaagagaaattattttaaataatacagctataaatatagcaaagtatATGGAGACGACATGCAATTTGGCTCATGGCATAAGTAAACAAGGTACCAACAAAACTGAGTGCCatcttccatttcatttttttattgaattaattgTGCTTTTCCATAGAACATTCATTTTggatttcaataattttcaaaacaaaaaaaaattctacatatttcattttattactaGAATAAATCCTACAACttcttattctaaaatttacacatttgaaaaaaacaacttgAAACCGTTAGAATCGTGGAATATTTCAACAACGAAAAAAGAcagttatatttaaaatgaatcctaataataatttgtaatagttttttaaaaagactaTGTATACGATGAAAACTTGAgacttgaattttgatatcgaataaattaatatcaattaatcattattattaattcatatttGGTGTTAGAACTAACTAATTTAATACTATGTGTATTGCACTTGTTATTTTTAGTCCATTTTACTTTgtcctaaaatttatttgattgcatttaggataaacattttatatagtaaaaaagaaaaaattattggttatttttttaaaaaaatatattacattattgtttagtctatatattttaagtcagtcttcatttttttaacacagttttatttttgaattttgaagttattttttatttgattcttatgtttgtttttatccttgtttgaatttagtttttattccaaatttttaCTAATGCTTATATTTTGCCTTCTGACATTAACTTTTAGttagataatttaaaatgtagtTTATCTTAATAATGtgaaaagttaataaaaattaatttaattataaatatttagttcttttaaattaatcgattaattaattttaaacaaaatgagTATTCGGTCAAAATCTCAGTGTCAAACttgataacaaaataaaaattaaattcaaaacttagaaagtacaatattttttaaaatagtaaccaaataaaaaactagTCCCAAAACGTACCAAACCGAACCATTAGAGTTAAAAGAGATTCAAACCGTACCAATAAATGAGATTCAAAGCGTATCAAACCgaaccaataaaaattaaattctctcttccaaaaaagataaaaaagaaagttaaaagagTCAACCTAAGAAATTAGAGAAGACCATAGACAAGAAATGACTAAATATAGTACATCAATATAGAGAGAATATAGGTAACAAATGAGGCTGAGATAGAGATTCAAATCAGCCAACAATTTCACATCGAAAGAGAGAAAGCAAAGGCTTatacaaaaactaataaactaaaataaccCAACATTTCCCTAAACTTTTGGGAGATATTACTAAAATAAGCAAAAGAAATGGATATCACTCAttggtaaagaaaaaagagcataaaaagaagatcaaaGCAAGAACAATCTGTttggaaagagagaaaaatttgaaagaaaatgagaaagcatgggagagaaaaagagactTTCTTTGAGGAGATTTGTTGATTTCTTGTTGCCataagaactttttttttctttgttaaaaaagaaaagatgaagagagaaaCAATGGAAGATTTTGCAATAATGAGTGGGTTGGTTGGAGTGCAGTTTGTATATGCAGGAAACTCAGTTTTTATGAGTTTTCTTATGTCTTTAGGGATTGATCCTTTAACCCTTGTTATCTTCTCTACCTTCTCTACTTTTCTCATTGTCTCTCCCGTTGCTGTTTATTTCGAAAGGTTTGTTTTGTCTCTTTCTCATGAATtgttagatgatataatattaaacttaTCTTCGTTTAGTATTAGAGTAAAGGTCTAAGAGGGTTCATGTTggatgatataatatttaagtttttgggaCAATTAgtgatttaaaatgatattagaGGAGGGTAGGTGATATATCAAAACCTATACAATCTTATTCCCTTTCGGGTTAATATTGAATATTAAGTTTACATTCGATTCTATCACTTATCAACTTAAGGTTTTGGGTCATCCTCCGattttagtgaaaaaaaattacttttttccGTCCTTTTTTAGGTAGAAGAATTTGGATGATGAAACAGAAAAGTTCATGGTTTTGTGCAGGTATAACTGGCCAAAGAAACTTAGTCTAAAGTTGATCCTTCAGCTTGTTCTCATATCTTTTGGAGggtaagaaatttaaatggCTAAACCCACCAATGAAAATATGGATGCCAACGTTTGGTTATTTTAGCTATGAAAACATGCATGGATTATTGTTAGAGGAAAGTGAAGAGAAAAGTGATTTGGGATACTGACATAATGTGTTTGTTTGTAGGGTTACGTTGTTTCAGTCCCTTTTACTGAAAGGAATACAGCTAACTTCGCCGACTTTAGCTACGGCGATGCCGAATCTCGCCCCTGGACTCATCTTTGCCATTGCTTGGATCTTTAGGTACACTGAAAGCTACTTTTCTGTTATGGAAACattgtagaaagtaggaagAAAGAACATTCATGGgattcattttcttcacttttttttttttgataaatatggATCAAAATTGTTCA of the Cucumis sativus cultivar 9930 chromosome 3, Cucumber_9930_V3, whole genome shotgun sequence genome contains:
- the LOC101211024 gene encoding putative pentatricopeptide repeat-containing protein At5g47460, translating into MQRPFSTKLVLKPLLQKPSAIISIHNASNFQPCFSIDDQAPSTAIRTALAGGGHTADLALAEAFRALKCNPNGYALVQLVRACTSHALDSCGHQLHSYILRSGFASNVFVGTAMVNFYIKTESFDSAHKLFDEMPQPSLVTWNSLISGYVHCGQFRKALCLFIQLDGSGNLVDSYSLSIALSASGHLGWLILGQSIHSKVIKLGLEDSTVVANCLIDMYGKCESFEGAVEVFNDMIGKDTISWNSVIAASARNGRLEQASRYLQQMPRPDTISFNELINGYAQFGDIEYAVEILSKMDSPNSSSWNAVLTGYVDRDETWEALSFFTKMHSCDVRMDQFTFSSILSGVAGLSALKWGLAIHCCITKCGLDTSTVVGSALISMYSKCGHVNYAEMIFQSLPKKNLVSWNAMISGLAHNGKTMEVIHLFEKLKMTKDVKPDNITFLNILLSCSDNQVPLEATMQYYKSMVEDYGIKPTIEHCCTMVRLMGQRGDVYGSKRLIHELGFDSSGPVWRALLGACGVLRDLKLAKVAAAKVIVLGAADDYVYVMMSNIFASHGKWRDVKLVRELMRNKGVRKETGYSWLIEMENEFVLSY